A region from the Bacillus sp. (in: firmicutes) genome encodes:
- a CDS encoding fructose-bisphosphate aldolase: MPLVSMTEMLNKAKKEGYAVGQFNLNNLEFTQAILQAAQEEKSPVILGVSEGAGRYMGGFKLVVNMVKALMEEYNVTVPVAIHLDHGSSFESCAKAIHAGFTSVMIDASHHPFEENVAITSKVVELAHIHGVSVEAELGVVGGQEDDVVANGIIYADPDECEELVKRTGIDCLAPALGSVHGPYKGEPNLGFAEMEEISNRTGVPLVLHGGTGIPTKDIQRAISLGTAKINVNTENQIASSKKVREILAEKPDLYDPRKYLGPAREAIKETVKGKMREFGSSGKAE, encoded by the coding sequence ATGCCTTTAGTTTCCATGACTGAAATGTTGAACAAAGCAAAAAAAGAAGGCTATGCTGTTGGGCAGTTCAACTTAAACAACCTTGAGTTCACGCAAGCAATTTTACAAGCAGCTCAGGAAGAAAAGTCACCGGTCATCCTTGGTGTATCTGAAGGTGCTGGACGTTACATGGGTGGCTTTAAACTCGTTGTGAATATGGTAAAAGCGCTCATGGAAGAATACAATGTGACCGTTCCAGTAGCGATTCACTTAGACCACGGTTCTAGCTTCGAATCTTGTGCGAAAGCTATTCATGCTGGATTTACTTCTGTTATGATTGACGCTTCTCATCATCCATTTGAAGAAAACGTAGCAATCACTTCCAAAGTAGTAGAATTAGCCCATATCCACGGTGTTTCCGTAGAAGCAGAGCTTGGTGTCGTTGGTGGTCAAGAAGATGATGTAGTGGCTAATGGCATCATTTACGCCGATCCAGATGAGTGTGAAGAGCTTGTAAAACGTACAGGAATCGACTGCTTAGCGCCAGCATTAGGTTCTGTACATGGCCCTTACAAAGGTGAGCCTAACTTAGGATTTGCGGAAATGGAAGAAATCAGCAACCGTACAGGTGTACCGCTCGTTCTTCATGGTGGAACTGGAATTCCAACAAAAGATATTCAACGTGCGATTTCCCTTGGTACAGCGAAAATCAACGTAAATACGGAAAACCAAATCGCATCTTCGAAAAAAGTTCGTGAAATTTTAGCAGAAAAACCAGACCTATACGATCCTCGTAAATATTTAGGACCTGCTCGTGAAGCGATTAAAGAAACTGTAAAAGGAAAAATGCGCGAGTTCGGTTCTTCTGGAAAAGCTGAATAA
- the fsa gene encoding fructose-6-phosphate aldolase: MKFFIDTANLAEIKEAHELGILAGVTTNPSLVAKENVSFHDRLREITSFVSGSVSAEVIATDAEGMIKEGKELAQIAPNITIKVPMTPDGLKAVHAFSKEGIKTNVTLVFSANQALLAARAGATYVSPFLGRLDDIGHDGLDLIEKIAHIFDIHGIETEIIAASIRHPQHVTEAALRGAHIATVPYKVLMQLFKHPLTDKGIEAFLADWNQAFNK; this comes from the coding sequence ATGAAATTTTTTATTGATACAGCGAACCTTGCCGAAATTAAAGAAGCACATGAGCTTGGTATTTTAGCTGGTGTAACAACCAACCCATCGCTTGTGGCAAAAGAAAACGTATCATTTCACGATCGTCTTCGCGAAATCACATCATTTGTATCGGGGTCTGTCAGTGCCGAAGTTATTGCCACAGATGCAGAAGGGATGATTAAAGAAGGAAAAGAACTCGCTCAAATCGCTCCAAACATTACGATTAAAGTACCAATGACACCAGATGGATTAAAGGCTGTTCATGCGTTTTCCAAAGAAGGAATCAAAACGAACGTGACGCTCGTATTTAGCGCAAACCAAGCGTTACTAGCAGCACGTGCAGGCGCAACGTATGTGTCCCCATTTTTAGGACGTCTAGATGATATCGGTCATGACGGCTTAGATTTAATTGAAAAAATTGCTCATATTTTCGATATTCATGGGATTGAAACTGAAATTATTGCAGCATCTATTCGCCATCCTCAGCACGTCACAGAAGCAGCATTACGTGGGGCTCACATTGCGACGGTACCGTATAAAGTCTTAATGCAACTGTTTAAACATCCATTAACAGATAAAGGGATTGAAGCATTTTTAGCTGACTGGAATCAAGCATTTAACAAATAA